The following proteins come from a genomic window of Nostoc sp. TCL26-01:
- a CDS encoding calcium-binding protein, with the protein MPSTNTLGQFRIEASPNNLELRQSINRIRANINVIENGKLYGNKYGNGRTLTQIVSETWLDNPKITNEALIAKSMHTIDDVRGTLSEASRKIIKENFPDYKTDPLQIFGATLKAIFITSNPEQIDETILNLLDAQTGYGLTGPGDSAPSFLVRYTIDDPRGVGTSIHDNSSIDDQINLNRQDEFGAEFVDRNSENKALWGSYGDIPSALAMFARATLDIIETAPAYPITTMGMIGSFTGSEIASYLVDDTFASQLLGKSIGSTVTGWVGDAVSEFFLDPNSQVAHSITVLSLPNRFVGNLVSNAVSLGAGELAENVIDALDIDNTLAVIGVNTLTQAIVDYAFTSIAVEFFPQFALNYLQISSVAEITGLSLVNSYAGRLNSYIYSYAGSELYKAFARWNIIGEGQVNQGSAIGGSLGAAIIPAIAKLLSFSYLTGPLGIFVGTVIGSLIGGFFGDEDFPRAAYVVNIVDGEFIAKFAYELDEGNTEIARQMGEAAKDILNFFAQATGGQLLSVENVYYGHYKEQLVYQLQDDAPGGSSYRRRVGFNNAQAAIEAGVVYQITKTQIEGGDRYIKRLFNNYTNSRSNLEDFNELLQIAKEYGTYQDNPVLYQEYVNKLAATSIQDADKRIVDLQSHPWDGFVPSELNDDLIKKVATNLLPTTITLTIEGNDLIVNGERIYGWVKTQPENKIQFLRFTDGSLYTINVDKDNKVTLNLYTKDPTIRDFGLDVLPSQVRLSLSGNNLSINGQIIANWLTNTKNRLEILRFADGSRFKIVVENSTVKLENELVANFKIVLAKGIEFSLSTPQSSDNYKGNNVTKIISGSGGVLQGNDNSDDVLISSSAAETLQGGKGDDVYRYSLGNGKDTIEDIGGVDVIEFDSNIQLSNLQLQQSGSNLIINIINPSNPTAPITNQLTIKNFATNKIEFIRLGNNQEYFLDNFSGQWQLKPANSVQTATSSNTTLQGTIGADVLRGLGENDTLAGGAGNDTYLYSFGDGLNTTIYDTGDYEGKVRDGGIDTLVLGTNTIHSLKLQNKDLIVTISYVLPSFNSNAATNEAQPVTITIKNWVDENSRIEFIRLANGKDFYPTLAADGSISLQPVLTQGESTIDVQLDVPDSYALSSYKLAVVDLFGNGLQLISAQDSFAMSDLDNDGYLEQTGWVSPADGILVIDRNNDGRITDLNEFISLTSQTNVTSISSLNSNGDRLLNSQDTNFEKIRIWIDANGNHKVELGELAALHRYGIEDISLASQQKNFEVAGNLITASTYFTQLGYEFRKRSQIFDVAFAYNPNGVKLETLPGGINKFNFENKPDIIIADDTAGNLNLTIDPTITYAVTGGKGNDILTILASSTTGGILNGGAGDDTLTGAGGSDIINGGIGKDVIKAGAGDDTITVDKDDIFTSLDGGEGFDIVTIDLDSRLHLILKDSNNIEAIIGTKISNQITYIGVKAILISGDFGNDILTGGEGDDQIEGGEGKDKLYGNKGNDLLLGGLDDDSLYGEQGDDQLYGQEGDDFLDGGDGNDILDGGIGNDSLKGGSGQNTYVFGRGYGIDTITQNNLGQDIISFKAGISPSDITFWRRSNNDAEKNNLYLAIKNTHDRLIITDQLVNNAYGIDQFTFADGTIWTRENIQAWLLQSTPGDDYLLGYQSNDTLDGGAGNDLLNGGAGNNTYVFGRGYGIDTIAENSNTGTETLSFKSGINPSDITFWRKPNSSSEKDNLYLAIKNTHDQIVIEDQFRSAAYGIDQFVFANGTIWTRENIQTWLMQSTTGDDYLLGYQSNDTLDGGAGNDLLNGSSGNNTYVFGRGYGVDTIVENYNTGTDTLSFKTGINPSDITFWRESNSSSEKDNLYLGIKNTHDQIIIEGQFKNSPYGIDQFVFANGTIWTRENIQTWLLQSTTGDDYLLGYQSNDTLDGGAGNDLLNGGAGNNTYIFGRGYAVDTVVENYNTGTDIVSFKAGISKSDIIFWRKTNSSTEKDHLYLAIKNTNDRLIIEDQFRSTPYGIDQFTFADGTSITRSAINSMSLPSNLPEDNLLTGDANANTLENATGNDTLAGGIGNDIYIFKQGYGQDTIQEDYSGLNSYYDTVKFGAGLTTNTMEIVRQGNDLIFKVKGSSDRLTIKNQFDYPFEAISIEEFQFDNGATVWTKANIKQYLLKSTNGNDYILGYSSGTNDTALSGGSGEILDGGLGNDILAGGTGNDTYIFKLGYGQDTIQESEYVWHTNYDTVKFGAGLTTSTMEIVRQGKDLIFKVKGSSDRLTIKNHFEYYKESLAVEEFQFDNGAIIWTNQDIKQYLLKSTNGDDYLLGYSASANEAATSGGSPETLDGGLGNDTLAGGTGNDTYIFKLGYGQDTIQESEYVWHTNYDTVKFGAGLTTSTMEIVRQGNDLVFKVKGSSDRLTIKNHFEYYKESLAVEEFQFDNGAIIWTNQDIKQYLLKPTNGDDYLLGYSASANEAATSGGSSETLDGGLGNDTLAGGTGNDTYIFKLGYGQDTIQESEYVWHTNYDTVKFGAGLTPNTMEILRVGNDLIFKVKGSSDRLTIKNQFDYYQESLSVEEFQFDNGVTIWTKEDIKQYLLQSTDGDDYIVGYSEGINNETLDGGLGDDTLVGGTGNDTYIFKHDYGQDIIQEGYYALNSYYDTVKFGRGLTPQTMEIVRQGNDLIFKVKDNIDQLTIKNQFDYPYEVLSVEEFQFDNGAIIWTKADIKNYLASTLNNAPIVTNAIIDQTTGSNSPFNFTISVNTFSDPNIGDSLSYTASKADGTSLPSWLKFNSITRTFTGTPSVADVSTLNIKVTARDQKGATVSDTFAINIRNLTGTAGNDSITGTSNDDVIQGLGGNDTMFGLAGNDTLDGGTGQDTMTGGLDNDTYIVDNSADKVVENINEGTDTVRASISYTLGENVENLIFTGTSSLAGTGNALKNLITGNSGSNILNGKAGDDIINGDSGDDNLKGELGNDTLNGGAGNDILDGGAGDDVMIGGAGNDTYYIDSSNDQIIEVVNEGTDIVNSAISWTLGYNLENLILTGSNAINGTGNGLKNSITGNTANNTLLGGDNDDILKGDAGNDTLNGGIGNDSLDGGAGNDVMIGGAGNDTYYVDSSSDQITELVNEGTDTVSSVISWTLGNNLENLILTGSNLINGTGNALINNITGNSANNNLSGGDNNDILTSGDGNDTLNGGNGNDTLIGGTGNDILVGGAGSDKLTGGTGNDKFVYNSLSEGVDTITDFSSTDDVLVVQALLASLNYTGTSPITNGYIRGIQSGLNTLIQVDTDGVAGNASFSTLVTLSNFTATNFSQNNLIF; encoded by the coding sequence ATGCCTAGCACTAATACTCTTGGGCAGTTCCGTATTGAAGCATCTCCAAACAATCTTGAATTACGTCAGAGTATAAATAGAATAAGAGCTAATATTAATGTTATTGAAAATGGAAAACTTTATGGAAACAAATATGGCAATGGAAGAACTCTAACCCAAATTGTTAGTGAAACTTGGTTAGATAATCCAAAAATTACAAATGAGGCATTAATAGCCAAATCTATGCATACAATTGATGATGTTAGAGGAACATTGTCAGAGGCATCCAGAAAAATAATAAAAGAAAATTTTCCAGACTATAAAACAGACCCATTACAAATCTTTGGTGCAACGCTTAAGGCTATTTTTATAACTTCAAATCCTGAGCAAATAGATGAAACGATACTCAATTTGCTCGATGCACAGACAGGATATGGACTAACTGGCCCAGGCGATTCTGCACCTAGTTTTCTTGTGCGCTATACGATAGACGATCCGAGAGGAGTGGGTACTTCCATACATGATAATTCTAGTATTGATGACCAAATAAATCTCAATCGTCAAGACGAGTTTGGTGCTGAGTTTGTTGATAGAAATAGTGAAAATAAAGCATTGTGGGGTTCTTACGGCGATATACCATCAGCTTTAGCTATGTTTGCTAGAGCAACTTTAGATATCATTGAAACAGCCCCAGCCTACCCTATTACTACTATGGGTATGATTGGCTCGTTCACTGGTAGTGAAATTGCATCTTATCTTGTTGATGATACATTTGCAAGTCAATTATTAGGAAAATCTATTGGTTCTACTGTTACTGGATGGGTAGGAGATGCTGTTAGTGAGTTTTTTTTAGATCCTAACTCACAAGTAGCTCATTCTATAACAGTTCTGTCTTTACCTAATCGCTTTGTTGGAAATCTTGTTTCTAACGCAGTATCTTTAGGTGCTGGAGAATTAGCTGAAAACGTCATTGACGCATTAGATATAGACAATACTTTAGCTGTAATTGGAGTCAATACACTTACTCAAGCAATTGTTGATTATGCTTTCACTTCAATAGCTGTAGAATTCTTTCCTCAGTTTGCTTTAAATTATCTTCAGATATCAAGTGTTGCAGAAATTACAGGCTTAAGTCTAGTTAATTCTTATGCTGGTCGTCTAAATTCTTATATTTACTCTTATGCTGGCTCTGAATTATACAAAGCTTTTGCTCGGTGGAATATTATCGGTGAAGGTCAAGTAAATCAAGGTTCAGCTATAGGCGGTTCATTAGGTGCTGCAATTATTCCAGCTATTGCTAAATTGCTTAGTTTTTCCTATTTAACAGGGCCACTAGGAATTTTTGTGGGAACAGTGATTGGTAGCCTTATCGGTGGATTCTTTGGGGATGAAGATTTTCCTCGTGCTGCGTATGTTGTTAACATTGTTGATGGAGAATTCATTGCTAAATTTGCATACGAGTTAGATGAGGGAAATACAGAAATTGCTCGTCAAATGGGTGAAGCGGCTAAAGATATTCTCAATTTCTTTGCACAAGCCACTGGTGGTCAATTGCTGTCTGTTGAGAATGTTTATTATGGTCATTACAAAGAACAATTAGTTTATCAACTACAAGATGATGCTCCTGGCGGAAGTAGTTATCGCAGAAGAGTAGGTTTTAATAATGCTCAAGCAGCTATTGAAGCAGGTGTAGTTTATCAAATCACTAAAACACAGATTGAAGGAGGCGATCGCTACATCAAACGCCTCTTTAATAATTACACCAATTCTAGAAGTAATCTCGAAGATTTTAACGAGCTTTTACAAATTGCTAAAGAATATGGTACTTATCAAGATAACCCTGTTTTATATCAGGAATATGTCAATAAACTTGCAGCAACATCAATTCAAGATGCAGATAAAAGAATTGTAGATTTGCAGTCCCATCCTTGGGATGGTTTTGTTCCCTCAGAACTCAATGATGATCTGATCAAAAAAGTTGCAACGAATCTTTTACCAACAACCATTACCCTTACCATCGAAGGCAATGATTTGATTGTCAATGGTGAAAGAATTTACGGTTGGGTAAAAACACAACCAGAAAATAAAATTCAGTTTCTCCGGTTTACTGATGGCAGCCTTTACACAATTAATGTAGATAAAGATAATAAAGTTACCCTAAATCTATACACGAAAGACCCCACCATCAGAGATTTTGGTTTAGATGTTTTACCTTCTCAAGTACGTTTGTCTCTCAGTGGCAATAATTTAAGTATTAATGGACAGATAATTGCTAACTGGTTGACAAATACAAAGAATCGTTTAGAAATCTTACGCTTTGCTGATGGAAGTCGTTTTAAAATCGTTGTGGAGAATAGCACAGTTAAGTTAGAAAATGAACTGGTCGCTAACTTTAAAATCGTCTTGGCTAAGGGGATAGAATTTAGCCTTAGCACACCACAATCTTCAGATAATTATAAAGGTAATAATGTCACTAAAATTATCTCTGGTAGTGGGGGTGTGCTTCAAGGGAATGATAATAGTGATGACGTTTTAATTTCTTCTTCAGCCGCAGAAACCCTTCAAGGTGGTAAGGGTGATGATGTTTACCGCTATAGTCTAGGAAATGGTAAAGATACGATTGAGGATATCGGGGGAGTAGATGTTATTGAATTTGACAGTAACATTCAACTGTCCAATTTACAGCTACAACAAAGTGGCAGTAATTTAATTATTAATATCATCAATCCGAGTAATCCCACTGCACCGATAACGAATCAATTAACTATCAAGAACTTTGCAACTAATAAAATTGAATTTATTCGCTTGGGGAATAACCAAGAATACTTTTTAGACAATTTTAGCGGGCAATGGCAATTAAAACCTGCTAATAGTGTTCAAACTGCGACTAGCAGCAATACCACTCTTCAAGGAACTATCGGTGCTGATGTTCTGCGAGGTTTAGGAGAGAATGACACCCTTGCAGGTGGTGCGGGAAATGATACTTATTTATATTCTTTTGGTGATGGTTTAAATACAACCATTTATGATACAGGAGATTACGAAGGTAAAGTTAGAGATGGTGGCATAGATACTCTTGTTTTAGGAACAAACACCATTCACAGCTTAAAGCTACAAAATAAGGATTTAATTGTTACTATTTCTTATGTTCTGCCATCATTTAATTCAAATGCTGCTACTAACGAGGCTCAACCTGTCACAATCACGATAAAAAATTGGGTTGATGAGAACAGCCGAATTGAATTTATCCGCTTGGCTAATGGCAAGGATTTTTATCCTACCTTAGCGGCTGATGGTTCAATTTCTTTACAACCAGTGTTAACTCAAGGAGAATCAACCATAGATGTTCAGCTAGATGTACCTGATAGTTACGCGCTGAGTTCCTACAAATTAGCAGTTGTGGACTTGTTTGGAAATGGACTTCAGTTAATTTCGGCTCAAGATTCCTTCGCTATGTCAGATTTAGATAATGATGGTTATCTAGAACAGACAGGATGGGTATCTCCTGCTGATGGAATATTAGTGATAGACAGAAATAATGATGGTCGAATTACTGACCTAAATGAGTTTATTTCCTTAACTAGTCAAACTAATGTTACTTCTATCAGTAGTTTAAATAGTAATGGCGATCGCTTACTGAATTCTCAAGACACTAACTTTGAAAAAATCCGAATTTGGATTGATGCCAATGGTAATCATAAAGTAGAACTAGGTGAATTAGCAGCCCTACATCGCTACGGTATCGAAGATATTTCCCTAGCAAGTCAACAGAAAAACTTTGAAGTAGCCGGAAATCTGATCACTGCTTCCACTTATTTTACTCAACTAGGCTATGAATTTAGAAAACGCTCCCAAATTTTTGATGTTGCTTTTGCTTATAATCCCAATGGCGTTAAATTAGAAACGCTACCCGGAGGTATTAACAAATTTAACTTTGAAAATAAACCCGACATTATCATTGCTGACGATACGGCGGGTAATCTGAATTTAACAATTGATCCCACTATTACCTACGCTGTCACCGGAGGTAAAGGAAACGATATCCTGACCATTTTAGCTAGTAGCACAACAGGGGGAATTCTCAATGGAGGTGCAGGAGATGATACCCTCACTGGTGCAGGTGGTAGCGATATTATTAACGGTGGTATAGGGAAGGATGTCATTAAAGCTGGTGCTGGAGACGATACTATTACTGTCGATAAAGATGATATTTTCACAAGTTTAGATGGAGGAGAAGGTTTTGATATAGTCACCATTGACTTAGATTCTCGCTTACATCTGATTCTCAAAGATAGTAATAACATCGAAGCTATTATTGGGACTAAAATTAGCAATCAAATTACTTACATTGGAGTTAAAGCAATTCTCATTTCTGGAGATTTTGGTAATGACATTCTCACAGGAGGAGAAGGAGACGACCAAATCGAAGGAGGAGAAGGTAAAGATAAATTATATGGTAATAAAGGCAATGATTTATTACTTGGTGGATTAGATGATGACAGCCTTTACGGAGAACAAGGTGACGACCAATTATATGGACAAGAGGGAGATGATTTTCTCGACGGTGGAGATGGTAACGATATCTTAGATGGTGGGATAGGAAATGATTCCCTCAAAGGAGGTTCTGGTCAAAATACTTATGTTTTTGGTCGTGGCTATGGAATTGATACTATTACTCAGAATAATCTAGGTCAAGATATTATCAGTTTTAAAGCAGGTATTAGTCCATCTGACATCACTTTCTGGCGCAGATCAAACAATGATGCAGAAAAAAATAATCTTTACCTAGCAATTAAAAATACTCATGACCGTCTCATCATTACAGATCAGTTAGTCAATAACGCTTACGGTATAGACCAATTTACATTTGCTGATGGGACAATTTGGACAAGAGAAAATATTCAAGCTTGGTTACTACAATCCACCCCTGGCGACGATTACTTATTGGGATATCAAAGTAATGATACCCTTGACGGTGGTGCAGGAAACGACTTATTGAACGGTGGTGCTGGCAACAATACTTATGTTTTTGGTCGTGGTTACGGAATTGATACTATTGCTGAGAATTCCAACACTGGTACAGAAACTCTCAGTTTTAAATCAGGTATTAATCCATCTGATATTACTTTCTGGCGAAAACCAAATAGTAGTTCAGAAAAAGATAATCTCTATTTAGCAATCAAAAATACCCATGACCAAATTGTCATTGAAGATCAGTTTAGAAGTGCTGCTTATGGCATAGACCAGTTTGTATTTGCCAACGGGACAATCTGGACAAGAGAAAATATTCAAACTTGGTTAATGCAATCTACCACTGGCGACGATTACTTATTGGGATATCAAAGCAATGATACCCTTGATGGTGGTGCAGGAAACGATCTATTGAACGGTAGTTCTGGCAACAATACTTATGTCTTTGGTCGTGGTTATGGAGTTGATACTATTGTTGAAAACTATAACACTGGTACAGATACTCTCAGTTTCAAAACGGGTATTAATCCATCTGATATCACTTTCTGGAGAGAATCAAATAGTAGTTCAGAAAAAGATAATCTCTACTTAGGAATTAAAAATACCCACGACCAAATTATTATTGAAGGTCAGTTTAAAAATAGCCCTTATGGCATAGACCAGTTTGTATTTGCTAATGGGACAATCTGGACAAGAGAAAATATTCAAACTTGGTTACTGCAATCCACCACTGGCGACGATTACTTATTGGGATATCAAAGTAATGATACCCTTGATGGCGGTGCAGGAAACGACTTATTGAATGGTGGTGCTGGCAACAATACTTATATATTTGGTCGAGGCTACGCAGTTGATACTGTTGTTGAAAACTATAACACTGGTACTGATATCGTTAGTTTCAAAGCAGGTATTAGTAAATCAGATATTATTTTCTGGCGAAAAACGAATAGTAGTACAGAAAAAGATCATCTCTACTTAGCAATCAAAAATACTAACGATCGCCTCATCATTGAAGATCAGTTTAGAAGCACCCCCTATGGTATAGATCAGTTTACATTTGCCGATGGAACAAGCATAACTCGGTCAGCTATCAACTCCATGTCTTTGCCAAGCAATCTCCCCGAAGATAACTTATTAACTGGAGATGCAAATGCCAATACTTTGGAAAATGCCACAGGCAATGATACCTTAGCCGGAGGTATAGGGAATGATATATATATTTTCAAGCAAGGTTATGGTCAAGATACCATTCAAGAAGACTACTCTGGCTTGAATAGCTACTATGACACCGTGAAATTTGGTGCAGGTTTAACTACCAACACAATGGAAATTGTTCGACAAGGTAATGACCTGATTTTCAAAGTCAAAGGTAGTAGCGATCGCCTGACAATAAAAAATCAATTTGATTATCCCTTTGAAGCAATTTCCATCGAAGAATTCCAATTTGATAATGGTGCAACTGTTTGGACGAAAGCAAATATCAAGCAATATTTATTAAAGTCTACAAATGGAAATGACTATATACTTGGTTATTCTTCAGGAACAAATGATACAGCTTTAAGTGGTGGTTCTGGTGAAATATTAGACGGTGGTTTGGGGAATGATATATTAGCAGGTGGAACAGGAAATGACACCTATATCTTTAAGCTAGGTTATGGTCAAGATACCATTCAAGAAAGTGAATATGTATGGCACACCAACTATGACACAGTGAAGTTTGGTGCAGGATTAACTACCAGCACAATGGAAATTGTTCGACAAGGGAAAGACCTGATTTTCAAAGTCAAAGGTAGTAGCGATCGCCTGACAATAAAAAATCATTTTGAGTATTACAAAGAATCACTAGCAGTAGAAGAGTTTCAGTTTGATAACGGTGCAATCATCTGGACTAATCAAGATATTAAACAATATTTATTAAAATCTACAAATGGAGATGATTATCTACTAGGTTATTCTGCTAGTGCCAATGAAGCAGCGACTAGTGGTGGTTCTCCAGAAACTTTAGATGGTGGCTTAGGTAATGATACTTTAGCAGGTGGAACAGGAAATGACACCTACATCTTTAAGCTAGGTTATGGTCAAGATACCATTCAAGAAAGTGAATATGTATGGCACACCAACTATGACACAGTGAAGTTTGGTGCAGGATTAACTACCAGCACAATGGAAATTGTTCGACAAGGGAACGACCTAGTTTTTAAAGTCAAAGGTAGTAGCGATCGCCTGACAATAAAAAATCATTTTGAGTATTACAAGGAATCACTAGCAGTAGAAGAGTTTCAGTTTGATAACGGTGCAATCATCTGGACTAATCAAGATATTAAACAATATTTATTAAAGCCTACAAATGGAGATGATTATCTACTAGGTTATTCTGCTAGTGCCAATGAAGCAGCGACTAGTGGTGGTTCTTCAGAAACTTTAGATGGCGGCTTAGGTAATGATACTTTAGCAGGTGGAACAGGAAATGACACCTACATCTTTAAGCTAGGCTATGGTCAAGATACCATTCAAGAAAGTGAATATGTATGGCACACCAACTATGACACAGTAAAGTTTGGTGCAGGGTTAACACCTAACACAATGGAAATATTACGTGTTGGAAATGACCTGATTTTCAAAGTCAAAGGTAGTAGCGATCGCCTGACAATAAAAAATCAGTTTGATTATTACCAAGAATCCCTTTCAGTAGAAGAATTCCAGTTTGATAACGGCGTAACTATTTGGACAAAAGAAGATATCAAACAATACCTATTACAGTCAACAGACGGAGATGACTATATAGTTGGTTATTCTGAAGGAATTAACAATGAAACATTAGATGGTGGTTTAGGCGATGATACCTTAGTAGGAGGTACAGGAAATGATACTTACATTTTTAAACACGATTATGGTCAAGATATTATTCAAGAAGGTTACTATGCCTTGAATAGTTACTATGACACAGTGAAGTTTGGTAGGGGATTAACTCCACAAACAATGGAAATTGTTCGACAAGGTAATGACTTGATTTTTAAGGTCAAAGACAACATTGATCAACTCACGATCAAAAATCAGTTTGATTATCCTTACGAAGTCCTTTCTGTGGAAGAATTTCAATTTGATAATGGTGCAATTATTTGGACAAAAGCAGACATTAAAAATTATCTTGCTAGTACCCTTAATAATGCACCTATTGTCACAAACGCAATTATAGATCAAACAACTGGCTCTAATAGTCCCTTCAACTTCACCATTTCCGTAAATACTTTCTCTGACCCAAATATAGGTGATAGCCTCAGTTATACAGCAAGCAAAGCAGACGGCACTTCTCTACCTAGTTGGTTGAAATTTAATTCCATCACCCGCACCTTTACAGGCACTCCCAGCGTAGCTGATGTAAGCACACTCAACATCAAAGTCACAGCAAGAGATCAAAAAGGCGCAACTGTCAGTGATACATTTGCTATCAACATTCGCAACCTCACTGGTACTGCTGGCAACGATAGCATCACTGGCACATCCAATGATGATGTAATTCAAGGCTTAGGTGGCAATGATACCATGTTTGGTTTAGCCGGAAATGACACCCTTGATGGCGGCACAGGTCAAGATACCATGACAGGAGGGTTAGACAATGACACTTACATTGTCGATAACAGTGCAGATAAAGTAGTCGAAAACATTAACGAAGGAACGGATACTGTTCGCGCATCCATCAGCTACACTTTGGGCGAAAATGTCGAAAATCTGATTTTCACTGGCACTAGTAGCCTTGCAGGCACAGGTAACGCACTCAAAAACCTAATTACTGGTAATAGTGGCAGTAACATTCTTAATGGTAAAGCTGGTGATGACATCATCAATGGAGATAGTGGTGACGATAACCTCAAAGGAGAATTAGGCAATGATACCCTTAATGGCGGTGCTGGTAACGACATACTAGATGGTGGCGCTGGCGACGATGTGATGATTGGTGGTGCTGGTAATGACACCTACTATATCGATAGCAGTAACGACCAAATTATAGAGGTAGTCAATGAAGGAACAGATATAGTCAATTCTGCTATCAGTTGGACACTAGGCTACAACTTAGAAAACCTCATTCTCACAGGTAGCAATGCCATCAATGGTACTGGCAATGGGTTGAAAAATAGTATTACTGGTAACACTGCTAATAACACCTTGTTGGGTGGTGATAATGATGACATTCTCAAAGGAGATGCAGGTAATGATACCCTCAACGGCGGTATTGGGAATGATAGTTTAGATGGCGGTGCTGGTAATGATGTAATGATTGGTGGTGCTGGTAATGACACCTACTACGTCGATAGCAGTAGCGACCAAATTACAGAACTAGTCAATGAAGGAACTGATACAGTTAGTTCTGTGATCAGTTGGACGCTAGGTAACAACTTAGAGAATCTTATCCTCACAGGTAGCAATCTTATCAATGGTACTGGAAATGCACTGATTAATAATATCACTGGTAACAGCGCTAATAATAACCTGTCTGGTGGTGATAATAATGACATCCTCACCAGTGGTGATGGCAATGATACTCTCAATGGCGGGAATGGAAATGACACCCTGATTGGTGGCACGGGTAACGATATACTTGTTGGTGGTGCTGGCAGCGACAAGCTCACTGGTGGCACTGGCAATGATAAATTTGTCTACAATAGTTTGAGTGAAGGCGTTGATACCATTACGGACTTTAGCAGTACAGATGATGTCCTGGTTGTACAAGCTTTGTTAGCTAGCTTGAACTACACAGGCACAAGTCCAATTACTAATGGTTATATCCGAGGTATTCAATCCGGTTTAAATACTCTCATCCAAGTTGATACTGATGGTGTTGCGGGAAATGCAAGTTTCAGCACCTTAGTCACACTTAGCAACTTTACTGCTACTAATTTCAGTCAGAATAATTTGATTTTCTAG
- a CDS encoding 6-carboxytetrahydropterin synthase produces MQCIVNRRAQFSASHRYWLPELSEAENIEKFGACSRFPGHGHNYIVFISLAGELDEYGMVLNLSDVKQVIKREVTNQLDFSYLNDVWAEFQQTLPTTEHIARVIWQRLAPHLPLVRVQLFEHPELWADYLGTGMEAYLTISTHFSAAHRLAHPRLSQEDNHEIYGKCARPNGHGHNYHLEVTVKGEIDQRTGMIVDLGALHQVIEDYVVEPFDHTFLNKDIPFFAEVVPTAENIALHINNLLRSPIQKLGAKLYKVKLIESPNNSCEIYTTDSETNAVSSVENQPVLVRI; encoded by the coding sequence ATGCAATGTATCGTAAATCGCCGCGCTCAGTTTTCGGCTAGTCATCGCTATTGGTTACCAGAACTGAGTGAAGCCGAAAATATTGAGAAATTTGGCGCTTGCTCTCGATTTCCTGGACATGGGCATAACTATATCGTATTTATCTCTCTGGCTGGAGAATTAGATGAATATGGCATGGTGTTGAACTTGTCTGATGTGAAACAAGTTATCAAAAGGGAAGTTACCAATCAATTGGACTTTTCCTATCTCAACGATGTCTGGGCAGAATTTCAACAAACCTTGCCTACGACTGAGCATATCGCACGGGTTATCTGGCAGCGACTAGCACCCCACTTGCCTCTAGTCCGCGTACAGTTGTTTGAACATCCAGAACTTTGGGCAGATTATTTAGGAACCGGAATGGAAGCTTACCTCACTATCAGCACTCACTTTAGCGCCGCTCATCGGCTAGCACATCCTCGCTTGAGTCAAGAAGACAACCATGAGATTTATGGTAAATGTGCGCGTCCCAACGGACATGGACACAACTACCATTTAGAAGTGACAGTCAAAGGAGAAATTGATCAGCGCACAGGAATGATTGTGGATTTAGGTGCGTTACATCAGGTGATTGAAGATTATGTGGTAGAACCATTTGACCACACCTTTTTAAACAAAGATATTCCTTTTTTTGCTGAGGTTGTACCGACGGCTGAGAATATTGCTTTGCATATTAATAATTTACTGCGATCGCCTATCCAAAAATTAGGAGCCAAGCTGTACAAAGTTAAATTAATCGAGAGTCCAAATAACTCTTGCGAAATTTACACAACAGATTCAGAAACAAACGCTGTGAGTTCAGTAGAAAATCAACCAGTTTTAGTCAGAATATAA